In the genome of Paracoccus tegillarcae, one region contains:
- a CDS encoding MarR family winged helix-turn-helix transcriptional regulator — protein MTTQPARAVETATEQTKDQSPDRLAASLFAEVLIADQLSRNLISKALPRGMRISHFSVLNLLAHINEERTPAALAAAFHVTRGAMTNTLSRLEWAGHVHIRPDWDDARRKLVAISPAGRAARNAAIAAFMPLIGDVVRDIGPDRVRATLPVLRELRLRLEGPDQ, from the coding sequence ATGACCACGCAACCCGCCCGGGCCGTCGAAACGGCCACCGAACAGACCAAGGATCAGTCGCCCGACCGGCTGGCCGCAAGCCTGTTCGCCGAGGTGCTGATTGCGGATCAACTGTCGCGCAACCTGATCAGCAAGGCCCTGCCCCGCGGCATGCGCATCTCGCATTTCTCGGTTCTGAACCTGCTGGCCCATATCAACGAGGAACGCACGCCGGCCGCATTGGCCGCCGCGTTTCACGTGACCCGCGGGGCCATGACGAATACGCTTTCACGTCTGGAATGGGCCGGGCATGTGCATATCCGCCCGGACTGGGACGACGCCCGGCGCAAGCTGGTCGCAATCAGCCCGGCTGGCCGCGCGGCCCGCAACGCCGCCATTGCAGCCTTCATGCCGCTGATCGGCGATGTCGTTCGCGATATCGGGCCGGACCGCGTGCGCGCCACCCTGCCGGTTTTGCGCGAATTGCGGTTGCGGCTGGAAGGCCCTGACCAGTGA